In Eriocheir sinensis breed Jianghai 21 chromosome 45, ASM2467909v1, whole genome shotgun sequence, the following proteins share a genomic window:
- the LOC126980852 gene encoding uncharacterized protein LOC126980852 isoform X1 yields the protein MKHTKTTLLTPQEEFTHISLITNSVLFNSYVLFNSSVTFNSYLLFNCQLGKYTYHSESRRERKGRATQGTVCERVLLQVVVVLLLTLVPWPGPLEPRPACTREKAALVRKLVNKRWLPVLDKYGVTLPLECPLHAARDVFAQQEAAKIHVPPQWTCGLCGKAFYHEAHLDRHLDNRHEDYLNNGEDVVCLADFCDVMRCEVLLERMRDFDDTPPSATALDLWHQPLLLSSPAMHQSQPHTDQAVERALPRSLIRSSHSAQPWYQWTRQPRLRHHDPPRQPPASPPTPILAPDLSGEHDGEERRGVVEQGEPGQCEGEEGDCHTPPEDTNNSDCLGPVPRPPDESGHVTGGPRELPLHPLHSWRDTCNEEHLAELRVKCQQLIQQCIGGLLLNLTLEQFKEVEGALSRAVCWYLTCDRYWEAGTMEPPEFPWGLVTGLVLLLTLGISLAYYIVWVLCESQDSYSTSKTEHGFEKRSPDGGGSTPGSVNEAGDVPPLRSTKLRHSATTESESECRDSGFNEGPPYPDVSDASHVYSDFDGQSYRSRHYSEDSRLSYAPEDYPHGHKYYITEERMFNYATTFMPNYEQRRLRRNRYNYLDDYDNYQDFPESDKYYDTSSLSREHSDSFIYVSYPPDVKKRFNENR from the exons ATGAAACACACTAAAACAACACTACTCACACCACAAGAAGAATTCACACACATATCCCTTATAACCAATTCTGTCCTATTCAATTCTTATGTCCTATTCAATTCATCTGTCACATTCAATTCTTATCTCCTATTCAATTgccaactaggtaaatacacctaCCACTCAGAGtccagaagggaaaggaagggaagggcaactCAAGGAACAGTGTGTGAACGAGTCTtgttacaggtggtggtggtacttctCCTGACGTTGGTGCCCTGGCCCGGCCCCCTAGAGCCTCGGCCAGCATGCACCAGGGAGAAGGCGGCGCTCGTCAGGAAGCTGGTCAACAAG AGGTGGCTGCCGGTGCTGGACAAGTATGGGGTCACGCTGCCCCTGGAGTGCCCGCTGCATGCCGCCCGGGACGTCTTCGCCCAGCAGGAGGCGGCCAAGATCCACGTGCCGCCCCAGTGGACCTGCGGCCTGTGTGGCAAGGCCTTCTACCACGAGGCACACCTGGACCGCCACCTGGACAACCGCCACGAAGATTACCTCAACAAT gGTGAGGATGTGGTGTGCCTTGCGGACTTCTGCGACGTGATGCGATGCGAGGTGCTGCTGGAGAGGATGCGGGACTTTGACGACACCCCCCCCTCGGCCACCGCCCTTGACCTGTGGCACCAACCCCTCCTGCTGTCTTCCCCTGCCATGCACCAGTCCCAGCCACACACAG ACCAAGCGGTGGAGCGAGCACTGCCCCGGAGCCTCATCAGGTCCTCACACTCAGCCCAGCCATGGTACCAATGGACTCGACAGCCCCGCCTCCGACACCACGACCCCCCGCGTCAGCCCCCCGCCAGCCCCCCCACACCCATCCTGGCGCCTGACCTCTCCGGGGAGCACGATGGGGAGGAGCGGCGGGGCGTGGTGGAGCAGGGGGAGCCGGGGCAatgcgagggggaggagggggactgCCACACCCCTCCGGAGGACACCAACA ACTCTGACTGTTTGGGGCCTGTGCCTCGCCCACCAGACGAAAGTGGCCACGTGACGGGCGGGCCTCGGGAGCTGCCCCTCCACCCCCTGCACTCCTGGCGGGACACCTGCAATGAGGAACACCTGGCTGAGCTCAGAGTAAAGTGTCAG cAACTCATTCAGCAGTGCATTGGAGGTCTTTTGCTTAACCTTACCCTAGAGCAATTCAAGGAAGTAGAAG GAGCGCTGAGCCGGGCCGTGTGTTGGTACCTGACCTGCGACCGCTATTGGGAGGCAGGGACCATGGAGCCGCCAGAGTTCCCGTGGGGCCTCGTGACGGGcctggtcctcctcctcaccctcggcATCTCTCTCGCCTACTACATTGTCTGGGTGCTGTGCGA AAGTCAAGACTCATACAGTACTTCCAAGACTGAACATGGCTTTGAAAAGAG GTCTCCGGATGGCGGCGGAAGCACCCCCGGCAGCGTGAACGAGGCCGGGGACGTCCCACCACTCAGGTCCACCAAACTGAGACACTCGGCCACCACCGAGTCGGAGAGTGAATGTCGGGACTCCGGCTTCAACGAGGGCCCACCGTACCCCGACGTGAGCGACGCCAGCCACGTCTACAGCGACTTTGACGGACAGTCTTACCGTTCGAGACACTACTCCGAGGACTCCAGGCTCTCGTACGCGCCCGAGGACTATCCCCACGGCCACAAGTACTACATCACCGAGGAGAGGATGTTCAACTACGCCACCACGTTCATGCCAAACTATGAACAACGACGACTCAGACGAAACCGCTACAACTACTTAGACGATTACGATAATTATCAAGATTTTCCGGAGTCTGATAAGTATTACGACACTTCTAGTCTAAGCCGAGAGCACAGCGACAGCTTCATCTATGTCTCTTATCCTCCTGATGTGAAAAAAAGATTTAATGAAAATAGGTGA
- the LOC126980852 gene encoding uncharacterized protein LOC126980852 isoform X2: MKHTKTTLLTPQEEFTHISLITNSVLFNSYVLFNSSVTFNSYLLFNCQLGKYTYHSESRRERKGRATQGTVCERVLLQVVVVLLLTLVPWPGPLEPRPACTREKAALVRKLVNKRWLPVLDKYGVTLPLECPLHAARDVFAQQEAAKIHVPPQWTCGLCGKAFYHEAHLDRHLDNRHEDYLNNGEDVVCLADFCDVMRCEVLLERMRDFDDTPPSATALDLWHQPLLLSSPAMHQSQPHTDQAVERALPRSLIRSSHSAQPWYQWTRQPRLRHHDPPRQPPASPPTPILAPDLSGEHDGEERRGVVEQGEPGQCEGEEGDCHTPPEDTNNESGHVTGGPRELPLHPLHSWRDTCNEEHLAELRVKCQQLIQQCIGGLLLNLTLEQFKEVEGALSRAVCWYLTCDRYWEAGTMEPPEFPWGLVTGLVLLLTLGISLAYYIVWVLCESQDSYSTSKTEHGFEKRSPDGGGSTPGSVNEAGDVPPLRSTKLRHSATTESESECRDSGFNEGPPYPDVSDASHVYSDFDGQSYRSRHYSEDSRLSYAPEDYPHGHKYYITEERMFNYATTFMPNYEQRRLRRNRYNYLDDYDNYQDFPESDKYYDTSSLSREHSDSFIYVSYPPDVKKRFNENR, encoded by the exons ATGAAACACACTAAAACAACACTACTCACACCACAAGAAGAATTCACACACATATCCCTTATAACCAATTCTGTCCTATTCAATTCTTATGTCCTATTCAATTCATCTGTCACATTCAATTCTTATCTCCTATTCAATTgccaactaggtaaatacacctaCCACTCAGAGtccagaagggaaaggaagggaagggcaactCAAGGAACAGTGTGTGAACGAGTCTtgttacaggtggtggtggtacttctCCTGACGTTGGTGCCCTGGCCCGGCCCCCTAGAGCCTCGGCCAGCATGCACCAGGGAGAAGGCGGCGCTCGTCAGGAAGCTGGTCAACAAG AGGTGGCTGCCGGTGCTGGACAAGTATGGGGTCACGCTGCCCCTGGAGTGCCCGCTGCATGCCGCCCGGGACGTCTTCGCCCAGCAGGAGGCGGCCAAGATCCACGTGCCGCCCCAGTGGACCTGCGGCCTGTGTGGCAAGGCCTTCTACCACGAGGCACACCTGGACCGCCACCTGGACAACCGCCACGAAGATTACCTCAACAAT gGTGAGGATGTGGTGTGCCTTGCGGACTTCTGCGACGTGATGCGATGCGAGGTGCTGCTGGAGAGGATGCGGGACTTTGACGACACCCCCCCCTCGGCCACCGCCCTTGACCTGTGGCACCAACCCCTCCTGCTGTCTTCCCCTGCCATGCACCAGTCCCAGCCACACACAG ACCAAGCGGTGGAGCGAGCACTGCCCCGGAGCCTCATCAGGTCCTCACACTCAGCCCAGCCATGGTACCAATGGACTCGACAGCCCCGCCTCCGACACCACGACCCCCCGCGTCAGCCCCCCGCCAGCCCCCCCACACCCATCCTGGCGCCTGACCTCTCCGGGGAGCACGATGGGGAGGAGCGGCGGGGCGTGGTGGAGCAGGGGGAGCCGGGGCAatgcgagggggaggagggggactgCCACACCCCTCCGGAGGACACCAACA ACGAAAGTGGCCACGTGACGGGCGGGCCTCGGGAGCTGCCCCTCCACCCCCTGCACTCCTGGCGGGACACCTGCAATGAGGAACACCTGGCTGAGCTCAGAGTAAAGTGTCAG cAACTCATTCAGCAGTGCATTGGAGGTCTTTTGCTTAACCTTACCCTAGAGCAATTCAAGGAAGTAGAAG GAGCGCTGAGCCGGGCCGTGTGTTGGTACCTGACCTGCGACCGCTATTGGGAGGCAGGGACCATGGAGCCGCCAGAGTTCCCGTGGGGCCTCGTGACGGGcctggtcctcctcctcaccctcggcATCTCTCTCGCCTACTACATTGTCTGGGTGCTGTGCGA AAGTCAAGACTCATACAGTACTTCCAAGACTGAACATGGCTTTGAAAAGAG GTCTCCGGATGGCGGCGGAAGCACCCCCGGCAGCGTGAACGAGGCCGGGGACGTCCCACCACTCAGGTCCACCAAACTGAGACACTCGGCCACCACCGAGTCGGAGAGTGAATGTCGGGACTCCGGCTTCAACGAGGGCCCACCGTACCCCGACGTGAGCGACGCCAGCCACGTCTACAGCGACTTTGACGGACAGTCTTACCGTTCGAGACACTACTCCGAGGACTCCAGGCTCTCGTACGCGCCCGAGGACTATCCCCACGGCCACAAGTACTACATCACCGAGGAGAGGATGTTCAACTACGCCACCACGTTCATGCCAAACTATGAACAACGACGACTCAGACGAAACCGCTACAACTACTTAGACGATTACGATAATTATCAAGATTTTCCGGAGTCTGATAAGTATTACGACACTTCTAGTCTAAGCCGAGAGCACAGCGACAGCTTCATCTATGTCTCTTATCCTCCTGATGTGAAAAAAAGATTTAATGAAAATAGGTGA
- the LOC126980852 gene encoding uncharacterized protein LOC126980852 isoform X3, with protein sequence MKHTKTTLLTPQEEFTHISLITNSVLFNSYVLFNSSVTFNSYLLFNCQLGKYTYHSESRRERKGRATQGTVCERVLLQVVVVLLLTLVPWPGPLEPRPACTREKAALVRKLVNKRWLPVLDKYGVTLPLECPLHAARDVFAQQEAAKIHVPPQWTCGLCGKAFYHEAHLDRHLDNRHEDYLNNGEDVVCLADFCDVMRCEVLLERMRDFDDTPPSATALDLWHQPLLLSSPAMHQSQPHTDQAVERALPRSLIRSSHSAQPWYQWTRQPRLRHHDPPRQPPASPPTPILAPDLSGEHDGEERRGVVEQGEPGQCEGEEGDCHTPPEDTNNSDCLGPVPRPPDESGHVTGGPRELPLHPLHSWRDTCNEEHLAELRVKCQQLIQQCIGGLLLNLTLEQFKEVEGALSRAVCWYLTCDRYWEAGTMEPPEFPWGLVTGLVLLLTLGISLAYYIVWVLCESPDGGGSTPGSVNEAGDVPPLRSTKLRHSATTESESECRDSGFNEGPPYPDVSDASHVYSDFDGQSYRSRHYSEDSRLSYAPEDYPHGHKYYITEERMFNYATTFMPNYEQRRLRRNRYNYLDDYDNYQDFPESDKYYDTSSLSREHSDSFIYVSYPPDVKKRFNENR encoded by the exons ATGAAACACACTAAAACAACACTACTCACACCACAAGAAGAATTCACACACATATCCCTTATAACCAATTCTGTCCTATTCAATTCTTATGTCCTATTCAATTCATCTGTCACATTCAATTCTTATCTCCTATTCAATTgccaactaggtaaatacacctaCCACTCAGAGtccagaagggaaaggaagggaagggcaactCAAGGAACAGTGTGTGAACGAGTCTtgttacaggtggtggtggtacttctCCTGACGTTGGTGCCCTGGCCCGGCCCCCTAGAGCCTCGGCCAGCATGCACCAGGGAGAAGGCGGCGCTCGTCAGGAAGCTGGTCAACAAG AGGTGGCTGCCGGTGCTGGACAAGTATGGGGTCACGCTGCCCCTGGAGTGCCCGCTGCATGCCGCCCGGGACGTCTTCGCCCAGCAGGAGGCGGCCAAGATCCACGTGCCGCCCCAGTGGACCTGCGGCCTGTGTGGCAAGGCCTTCTACCACGAGGCACACCTGGACCGCCACCTGGACAACCGCCACGAAGATTACCTCAACAAT gGTGAGGATGTGGTGTGCCTTGCGGACTTCTGCGACGTGATGCGATGCGAGGTGCTGCTGGAGAGGATGCGGGACTTTGACGACACCCCCCCCTCGGCCACCGCCCTTGACCTGTGGCACCAACCCCTCCTGCTGTCTTCCCCTGCCATGCACCAGTCCCAGCCACACACAG ACCAAGCGGTGGAGCGAGCACTGCCCCGGAGCCTCATCAGGTCCTCACACTCAGCCCAGCCATGGTACCAATGGACTCGACAGCCCCGCCTCCGACACCACGACCCCCCGCGTCAGCCCCCCGCCAGCCCCCCCACACCCATCCTGGCGCCTGACCTCTCCGGGGAGCACGATGGGGAGGAGCGGCGGGGCGTGGTGGAGCAGGGGGAGCCGGGGCAatgcgagggggaggagggggactgCCACACCCCTCCGGAGGACACCAACA ACTCTGACTGTTTGGGGCCTGTGCCTCGCCCACCAGACGAAAGTGGCCACGTGACGGGCGGGCCTCGGGAGCTGCCCCTCCACCCCCTGCACTCCTGGCGGGACACCTGCAATGAGGAACACCTGGCTGAGCTCAGAGTAAAGTGTCAG cAACTCATTCAGCAGTGCATTGGAGGTCTTTTGCTTAACCTTACCCTAGAGCAATTCAAGGAAGTAGAAG GAGCGCTGAGCCGGGCCGTGTGTTGGTACCTGACCTGCGACCGCTATTGGGAGGCAGGGACCATGGAGCCGCCAGAGTTCCCGTGGGGCCTCGTGACGGGcctggtcctcctcctcaccctcggcATCTCTCTCGCCTACTACATTGTCTGGGTGCTGTGCGA GTCTCCGGATGGCGGCGGAAGCACCCCCGGCAGCGTGAACGAGGCCGGGGACGTCCCACCACTCAGGTCCACCAAACTGAGACACTCGGCCACCACCGAGTCGGAGAGTGAATGTCGGGACTCCGGCTTCAACGAGGGCCCACCGTACCCCGACGTGAGCGACGCCAGCCACGTCTACAGCGACTTTGACGGACAGTCTTACCGTTCGAGACACTACTCCGAGGACTCCAGGCTCTCGTACGCGCCCGAGGACTATCCCCACGGCCACAAGTACTACATCACCGAGGAGAGGATGTTCAACTACGCCACCACGTTCATGCCAAACTATGAACAACGACGACTCAGACGAAACCGCTACAACTACTTAGACGATTACGATAATTATCAAGATTTTCCGGAGTCTGATAAGTATTACGACACTTCTAGTCTAAGCCGAGAGCACAGCGACAGCTTCATCTATGTCTCTTATCCTCCTGATGTGAAAAAAAGATTTAATGAAAATAGGTGA
- the LOC126980852 gene encoding uncharacterized protein LOC126980852 isoform X4: MAACRRKVEVVVVLLLTLVPWPGPLEPRPACTREKAALVRKLVNKRWLPVLDKYGVTLPLECPLHAARDVFAQQEAAKIHVPPQWTCGLCGKAFYHEAHLDRHLDNRHEDYLNNGEDVVCLADFCDVMRCEVLLERMRDFDDTPPSATALDLWHQPLLLSSPAMHQSQPHTDQAVERALPRSLIRSSHSAQPWYQWTRQPRLRHHDPPRQPPASPPTPILAPDLSGEHDGEERRGVVEQGEPGQCEGEEGDCHTPPEDTNNSDCLGPVPRPPDESGHVTGGPRELPLHPLHSWRDTCNEEHLAELRVKCQQLIQQCIGGLLLNLTLEQFKEVEGALSRAVCWYLTCDRYWEAGTMEPPEFPWGLVTGLVLLLTLGISLAYYIVWVLCESQDSYSTSKTEHGFEKRSPDGGGSTPGSVNEAGDVPPLRSTKLRHSATTESESECRDSGFNEGPPYPDVSDASHVYSDFDGQSYRSRHYSEDSRLSYAPEDYPHGHKYYITEERMFNYATTFMPNYEQRRLRRNRYNYLDDYDNYQDFPESDKYYDTSSLSREHSDSFIYVSYPPDVKKRFNENR; this comes from the exons ATGGCTGCTTGCCGAAGGAAGGTTGAG gtggtggtggtacttctCCTGACGTTGGTGCCCTGGCCCGGCCCCCTAGAGCCTCGGCCAGCATGCACCAGGGAGAAGGCGGCGCTCGTCAGGAAGCTGGTCAACAAG AGGTGGCTGCCGGTGCTGGACAAGTATGGGGTCACGCTGCCCCTGGAGTGCCCGCTGCATGCCGCCCGGGACGTCTTCGCCCAGCAGGAGGCGGCCAAGATCCACGTGCCGCCCCAGTGGACCTGCGGCCTGTGTGGCAAGGCCTTCTACCACGAGGCACACCTGGACCGCCACCTGGACAACCGCCACGAAGATTACCTCAACAAT gGTGAGGATGTGGTGTGCCTTGCGGACTTCTGCGACGTGATGCGATGCGAGGTGCTGCTGGAGAGGATGCGGGACTTTGACGACACCCCCCCCTCGGCCACCGCCCTTGACCTGTGGCACCAACCCCTCCTGCTGTCTTCCCCTGCCATGCACCAGTCCCAGCCACACACAG ACCAAGCGGTGGAGCGAGCACTGCCCCGGAGCCTCATCAGGTCCTCACACTCAGCCCAGCCATGGTACCAATGGACTCGACAGCCCCGCCTCCGACACCACGACCCCCCGCGTCAGCCCCCCGCCAGCCCCCCCACACCCATCCTGGCGCCTGACCTCTCCGGGGAGCACGATGGGGAGGAGCGGCGGGGCGTGGTGGAGCAGGGGGAGCCGGGGCAatgcgagggggaggagggggactgCCACACCCCTCCGGAGGACACCAACA ACTCTGACTGTTTGGGGCCTGTGCCTCGCCCACCAGACGAAAGTGGCCACGTGACGGGCGGGCCTCGGGAGCTGCCCCTCCACCCCCTGCACTCCTGGCGGGACACCTGCAATGAGGAACACCTGGCTGAGCTCAGAGTAAAGTGTCAG cAACTCATTCAGCAGTGCATTGGAGGTCTTTTGCTTAACCTTACCCTAGAGCAATTCAAGGAAGTAGAAG GAGCGCTGAGCCGGGCCGTGTGTTGGTACCTGACCTGCGACCGCTATTGGGAGGCAGGGACCATGGAGCCGCCAGAGTTCCCGTGGGGCCTCGTGACGGGcctggtcctcctcctcaccctcggcATCTCTCTCGCCTACTACATTGTCTGGGTGCTGTGCGA AAGTCAAGACTCATACAGTACTTCCAAGACTGAACATGGCTTTGAAAAGAG GTCTCCGGATGGCGGCGGAAGCACCCCCGGCAGCGTGAACGAGGCCGGGGACGTCCCACCACTCAGGTCCACCAAACTGAGACACTCGGCCACCACCGAGTCGGAGAGTGAATGTCGGGACTCCGGCTTCAACGAGGGCCCACCGTACCCCGACGTGAGCGACGCCAGCCACGTCTACAGCGACTTTGACGGACAGTCTTACCGTTCGAGACACTACTCCGAGGACTCCAGGCTCTCGTACGCGCCCGAGGACTATCCCCACGGCCACAAGTACTACATCACCGAGGAGAGGATGTTCAACTACGCCACCACGTTCATGCCAAACTATGAACAACGACGACTCAGACGAAACCGCTACAACTACTTAGACGATTACGATAATTATCAAGATTTTCCGGAGTCTGATAAGTATTACGACACTTCTAGTCTAAGCCGAGAGCACAGCGACAGCTTCATCTATGTCTCTTATCCTCCTGATGTGAAAAAAAGATTTAATGAAAATAGGTGA
- the LOC126980852 gene encoding uncharacterized protein LOC126980852 isoform X6 yields the protein MRCEVLLERMRDFDDTPPSATALDLWHQPLLLSSPAMHQSQPHTDQAVERALPRSLIRSSHSAQPWYQWTRQPRLRHHDPPRQPPASPPTPILAPDLSGEHDGEERRGVVEQGEPGQCEGEEGDCHTPPEDTNNSDCLGPVPRPPDESGHVTGGPRELPLHPLHSWRDTCNEEHLAELRVKCQQLIQQCIGGLLLNLTLEQFKEVEGALSRAVCWYLTCDRYWEAGTMEPPEFPWGLVTGLVLLLTLGISLAYYIVWVLCESQDSYSTSKTEHGFEKRSPDGGGSTPGSVNEAGDVPPLRSTKLRHSATTESESECRDSGFNEGPPYPDVSDASHVYSDFDGQSYRSRHYSEDSRLSYAPEDYPHGHKYYITEERMFNYATTFMPNYEQRRLRRNRYNYLDDYDNYQDFPESDKYYDTSSLSREHSDSFIYVSYPPDVKKRFNENR from the exons ATGCGATGCGAGGTGCTGCTGGAGAGGATGCGGGACTTTGACGACACCCCCCCCTCGGCCACCGCCCTTGACCTGTGGCACCAACCCCTCCTGCTGTCTTCCCCTGCCATGCACCAGTCCCAGCCACACACAG ACCAAGCGGTGGAGCGAGCACTGCCCCGGAGCCTCATCAGGTCCTCACACTCAGCCCAGCCATGGTACCAATGGACTCGACAGCCCCGCCTCCGACACCACGACCCCCCGCGTCAGCCCCCCGCCAGCCCCCCCACACCCATCCTGGCGCCTGACCTCTCCGGGGAGCACGATGGGGAGGAGCGGCGGGGCGTGGTGGAGCAGGGGGAGCCGGGGCAatgcgagggggaggagggggactgCCACACCCCTCCGGAGGACACCAACA ACTCTGACTGTTTGGGGCCTGTGCCTCGCCCACCAGACGAAAGTGGCCACGTGACGGGCGGGCCTCGGGAGCTGCCCCTCCACCCCCTGCACTCCTGGCGGGACACCTGCAATGAGGAACACCTGGCTGAGCTCAGAGTAAAGTGTCAG cAACTCATTCAGCAGTGCATTGGAGGTCTTTTGCTTAACCTTACCCTAGAGCAATTCAAGGAAGTAGAAG GAGCGCTGAGCCGGGCCGTGTGTTGGTACCTGACCTGCGACCGCTATTGGGAGGCAGGGACCATGGAGCCGCCAGAGTTCCCGTGGGGCCTCGTGACGGGcctggtcctcctcctcaccctcggcATCTCTCTCGCCTACTACATTGTCTGGGTGCTGTGCGA AAGTCAAGACTCATACAGTACTTCCAAGACTGAACATGGCTTTGAAAAGAG GTCTCCGGATGGCGGCGGAAGCACCCCCGGCAGCGTGAACGAGGCCGGGGACGTCCCACCACTCAGGTCCACCAAACTGAGACACTCGGCCACCACCGAGTCGGAGAGTGAATGTCGGGACTCCGGCTTCAACGAGGGCCCACCGTACCCCGACGTGAGCGACGCCAGCCACGTCTACAGCGACTTTGACGGACAGTCTTACCGTTCGAGACACTACTCCGAGGACTCCAGGCTCTCGTACGCGCCCGAGGACTATCCCCACGGCCACAAGTACTACATCACCGAGGAGAGGATGTTCAACTACGCCACCACGTTCATGCCAAACTATGAACAACGACGACTCAGACGAAACCGCTACAACTACTTAGACGATTACGATAATTATCAAGATTTTCCGGAGTCTGATAAGTATTACGACACTTCTAGTCTAAGCCGAGAGCACAGCGACAGCTTCATCTATGTCTCTTATCCTCCTGATGTGAAAAAAAGATTTAATGAAAATAGGTGA
- the LOC126980852 gene encoding uncharacterized protein LOC126980852 isoform X5, whose product MAACRRKVEVVVVLLLTLVPWPGPLEPRPACTREKAALVRKLVNKRWLPVLDKYGVTLPLECPLHAARDVFAQQEAAKIHVPPQWTCGLCGKAFYHEAHLDRHLDNRHEDYLNNGEDVVCLADFCDVMRCEVLLERMRDFDDTPPSATALDLWHQPLLLSSPAMHQSQPHTDQAVERALPRSLIRSSHSAQPWYQWTRQPRLRHHDPPRQPPASPPTPILAPDLSGEHDGEERRGVVEQGEPGQCEGEEGDCHTPPEDTNNESGHVTGGPRELPLHPLHSWRDTCNEEHLAELRVKCQQLIQQCIGGLLLNLTLEQFKEVEGALSRAVCWYLTCDRYWEAGTMEPPEFPWGLVTGLVLLLTLGISLAYYIVWVLCESPDGGGSTPGSVNEAGDVPPLRSTKLRHSATTESESECRDSGFNEGPPYPDVSDASHVYSDFDGQSYRSRHYSEDSRLSYAPEDYPHGHKYYITEERMFNYATTFMPNYEQRRLRRNRYNYLDDYDNYQDFPESDKYYDTSSLSREHSDSFIYVSYPPDVKKRFNENR is encoded by the exons ATGGCTGCTTGCCGAAGGAAGGTTGAG gtggtggtggtacttctCCTGACGTTGGTGCCCTGGCCCGGCCCCCTAGAGCCTCGGCCAGCATGCACCAGGGAGAAGGCGGCGCTCGTCAGGAAGCTGGTCAACAAG AGGTGGCTGCCGGTGCTGGACAAGTATGGGGTCACGCTGCCCCTGGAGTGCCCGCTGCATGCCGCCCGGGACGTCTTCGCCCAGCAGGAGGCGGCCAAGATCCACGTGCCGCCCCAGTGGACCTGCGGCCTGTGTGGCAAGGCCTTCTACCACGAGGCACACCTGGACCGCCACCTGGACAACCGCCACGAAGATTACCTCAACAAT gGTGAGGATGTGGTGTGCCTTGCGGACTTCTGCGACGTGATGCGATGCGAGGTGCTGCTGGAGAGGATGCGGGACTTTGACGACACCCCCCCCTCGGCCACCGCCCTTGACCTGTGGCACCAACCCCTCCTGCTGTCTTCCCCTGCCATGCACCAGTCCCAGCCACACACAG ACCAAGCGGTGGAGCGAGCACTGCCCCGGAGCCTCATCAGGTCCTCACACTCAGCCCAGCCATGGTACCAATGGACTCGACAGCCCCGCCTCCGACACCACGACCCCCCGCGTCAGCCCCCCGCCAGCCCCCCCACACCCATCCTGGCGCCTGACCTCTCCGGGGAGCACGATGGGGAGGAGCGGCGGGGCGTGGTGGAGCAGGGGGAGCCGGGGCAatgcgagggggaggagggggactgCCACACCCCTCCGGAGGACACCAACA ACGAAAGTGGCCACGTGACGGGCGGGCCTCGGGAGCTGCCCCTCCACCCCCTGCACTCCTGGCGGGACACCTGCAATGAGGAACACCTGGCTGAGCTCAGAGTAAAGTGTCAG cAACTCATTCAGCAGTGCATTGGAGGTCTTTTGCTTAACCTTACCCTAGAGCAATTCAAGGAAGTAGAAG GAGCGCTGAGCCGGGCCGTGTGTTGGTACCTGACCTGCGACCGCTATTGGGAGGCAGGGACCATGGAGCCGCCAGAGTTCCCGTGGGGCCTCGTGACGGGcctggtcctcctcctcaccctcggcATCTCTCTCGCCTACTACATTGTCTGGGTGCTGTGCGA GTCTCCGGATGGCGGCGGAAGCACCCCCGGCAGCGTGAACGAGGCCGGGGACGTCCCACCACTCAGGTCCACCAAACTGAGACACTCGGCCACCACCGAGTCGGAGAGTGAATGTCGGGACTCCGGCTTCAACGAGGGCCCACCGTACCCCGACGTGAGCGACGCCAGCCACGTCTACAGCGACTTTGACGGACAGTCTTACCGTTCGAGACACTACTCCGAGGACTCCAGGCTCTCGTACGCGCCCGAGGACTATCCCCACGGCCACAAGTACTACATCACCGAGGAGAGGATGTTCAACTACGCCACCACGTTCATGCCAAACTATGAACAACGACGACTCAGACGAAACCGCTACAACTACTTAGACGATTACGATAATTATCAAGATTTTCCGGAGTCTGATAAGTATTACGACACTTCTAGTCTAAGCCGAGAGCACAGCGACAGCTTCATCTATGTCTCTTATCCTCCTGATGTGAAAAAAAGATTTAATGAAAATAGGTGA